The genome window CTGCAGAAGCTGTGCGCGACGCACCTTCAGTCCCTCGCCAGGTTTCCTTACCGCAGTAGCAGCAGCTTGCGCGTCAGGCGTTCTCCCTCCGCCGTCAACACCACGAAGTAGACCCCGCTGGGCATGGGTCGACCTTGGGCATCATTCCCTTCCCAGGCAACCTTTCTGTAGCCGGGCTCAACAGCGCCGCTTGCCAGTTTCGCCACCTCCCGCCCGAGCACATCAACAATCCGTATGTGCATAGTCGTTGTCGACTTGGGCACGCCGTACTGGATGGTCGTCAGGGTGCTGAATGGGTTCGGGTAGTTTTGCAGGAGCACGAAATGAGCCGGCAGCGAGGCGGCAGGGGAACCGTGTACCGCAGTTCCCTCGGCCACTATGTTGGCGATCTCCGCATCGCACAGGGCGTAGCTGAAAATGCGGATGTCGTCCAGCACACCGGCAAAGTTGTAACCAGCGTCGTGAGGCAACATCTGGCCGATGGTGAGGTCGATGGACGTGGGCATGAGCCGACCAGACCACTCCGCGCGGCTATCCAGCGCGCCGTCCAAGTAGAGCGCCATAGCCGTGCCGTCGAAGATGGCGATCACGTTGTAGAAGCGACCGGGCACAATTTCCGTCCGGGTGTCCAGGTCCTTGACTCCGCGATCGGTCTTCACTGTCCACCGCACTTTTTTCTCGGGAGTGAGCGAAATCTTCCAGCGATTGTCCCAGCTGCCGTGCGAAATGGGGTAGCGCTCACGGTCGCCAATGCTGGTCGCGTTCATCCATAGGCTAATGCTGATCTGGTCGCGAAAATTCAGCGCCTGCGTGTTGCGAACGCGAATGTTGTCGTCGTCGCCATCAAAAACGTACGCGCAGTTCGCATTGCCGAATCGATCGGCGGAGAGCTGGGCACCGAACACCGTGCCATGGTGCCCGAAGCCGCTTTCATCGCGGGCGTCGCCATTGAAAGGATAGTAGGCGATGGGAATGCCCGTGCCGGGGTTGGTCGGGTCTTGCACCACCACGGCGATGCTGTCCGTTGCCTGGCCGCCATGGGGGTCCGACACCGTGCATCGCAGGACGAAGAGACCTGGAGTGGCGGGCGCTGTCCATGTGGCAGTGGAATCGCCCGCTTCAAGCTGACCACCAGAGGATGACCAGGCATAGTTCAGGCTGTCCCCGTCCGCGTCCCATGCAGAGCAGTGCAACATCGCGGTGCCGCCCAGGAGGATCTTGCGCGGGTCTGCTTCCAGTGAGCGTATTTGCGGCGCGTGATTGATGAACGCCACCACCTGGAGACGGACGGAACTCGAGTCCTCCGCGCCCGCTGCATCCACAACTCGGCAGGAGATCGCATACTCACCGGCTGCGGAGGGAGCTACCCACGCGACCTTGCTGCCGGTCCCCTGCAGCGTGCCACCAGTTGCTGTCCAATAGTAGGTCAAAGAACCACCGTCGCGATCCACCGCCGTGCAGTACACGTCCACTGCTTCGCCGAAGACAACTAGGAGCTTGGCAGCATCGAGACTCTTGATGCGCGGCGGGTAGTTGGCTAC of Calditrichota bacterium contains these proteins:
- a CDS encoding T9SS type A sorting domain-containing protein is translated as VSGSSPVVIPPNSAILLVLAPAGGTVTYELDRMLIDGVVVDYRSGQPVANYPPRIKSLDAAKLLVVFGEAVDVYCTAVDRDGGSLTYYWTATGGTLQGTGSKVAWVAPSAAGEYAISCRVVDAAGAEDSSSVRLQVVAFINHAPQIRSLEADPRKILLGGTAMLHCSAWDADGDSLNYAWSSSGGQLEAGDSTATWTAPATPGLFVLRCTVSDPHGGQATDSIAVVVQDPTNPGTGIPIAYYPFNGDARDESGFGHHGTVFGAQLSADRFGNANCAYVFDGDDDNIRVRNTQALNFRDQISISLWMNATSIGDRERYPISHGSWDNRWKISLTPEKKVRWTVKTDRGVKDLDTRTEIVPGRFYNVIAIFDGTAMALYLDGALDSRAEWSGRLMPTSIDLTIGQMLPHDAGYNFAGVLDDIRIFSYALCDAEIANIVAEGTAVHGSPAASLPAHFVLLQNYPNPFSTLTTIQYGVPKSTTTMHIRIVDVLGREVAKLASGAVEPGYRKVAWEGNDAQGRPMPSGVYFVVLTAEGERLTRKLLLLR